Proteins co-encoded in one Osmerus mordax isolate fOsmMor3 chromosome 11, fOsmMor3.pri, whole genome shotgun sequence genomic window:
- the ttc9b gene encoding tetratricopeptide repeat protein 9B — protein MHSTLLVTSPRKQTFASEQHGSLHPRQLREMEAKQHSIKSLKSYPEAGGRSLAAAAGGDVGGGGGSGSGGYRTGSAEMEMETKIQKAIEFKVEGHRCYKEKKFREAIGKYHRALLHLKGVHVIDGTTGSEVNLLNQATAKLTEEQRRAVEITEIECYDSLTACLLQSELVNYERVKEYCLKVLGHQRDHFKAMYRAGIAFYHLGDYECALRYLRDAKNREPTDTNVLRYIQLTEMKMIKSSQRDREREEALG, from the exons ATGCACAGCACGCTACTCGTGACTTCCCCGAGAAAACAGACCTTCGCGTCGGAACAGCATGGCTCTCTCCATCCGCGCCaactgagagagatggaagccAAGCAACACTCAATAAAGAGCCTTAAGAGCTATCCTGAGGCCGGGGGCCGGAGCCTGGCTGCGGCTGCGGGGGGAGACGTTGGCGGCGGAGGAGGCAGTGGTAGTGGAGGTTACCGTACCGGCTCGGccgagatggagatggagacgaAGATCCAAAAAGCTATCGAATTCAAGGTTGAGGGTCATAGATGCTACAAAGAAAAGAAATTTCGCGAAGCTATCGGGAAATACCACCGGGCTTTGCTTCACTTAAAGGGGGTGCATGTCATCGACGGAACCACGGGCTCCGAAGTCAACCTGCTGAACCAAGCCACCGCCAAGTTGACTGAGGAGCAGCGGAGAGCCGTGGAGATAACCGAGATTGAGTGTTACGACAGCTTGACAG ccTGCTTGCTGCAGTCGGAGCTGGTGAACTACGAGCGTGTGAAGGAGTACTGTCTGAAGGTGCTGGGTCACCAGAGGGATCACTTCAAGGCCATGTACCGTGCTGGCATCGCCTTCTACCACCTGGGAGACTACGAATGTGCCCTGCGCTACCTACGTGACGCCAAGAACCGAGAACCCACAG acaccaACGTGTTGAGGTACATCCAGCTGACGGAGATGAAGATGATCAAGAGCAGCcagcgggacagagagagagaggaggctctGGGTTAA
- the si:ch211-151h10.2 gene encoding uncharacterized protein si:ch211-151h10.2, translating into MEGTGEEQEERRKQQRVGPPCRGWLCVALAGVLWSVCQQEAPFHPSLCLPQLGWRLLLLGLGLGSCALVLRTCLWLGHREVVAAKTTKGQCSASLNPRPPEGLLSLAGVLADSLVLCLLQEPLLEPTMPHIQALLCRLETVSQALEPVYVQTGSVEASEGASDHGGGHPALLDSLRHLHTYLQQRASRLHSLLQEQSQYEASLGGLRMGLEQLWTRLEVLHTQVTLTKEGEDGSHENLHTVQRETQCLSTEVSQCSYMLQCCQTKLKDITLILQELVWGHTHTGCRLKTSIESVWPELLQQSNMELLDKVQESCWSLEQQTSTFQAHLHGLRDTSCVGPPLSLLSPISPLSHATPPPPGQPSTTLPGHLLPCLSAYPTPVPLSSDGLVRLSLWKRSALQLSNTMSCFSVRTRRKSHDREQEVFSKEGGRDLAGSAL; encoded by the exons ATGGAAGGAacgggggaggagcaggaggagaggaggaagcagcAGAG GGTTGGCCCCCCATGCCGAGGCTGGCTCTGCGTGGCTCTGGCTGGAGTCCTGTGGTCAGTGTGCCAGCAGGAGGCGCcatttcacccctctctctgcctgccccagctgggctggaggctgctgctgctggggttggggctggggagcTGTGCCCTGGTCCTGAGGACCTGTCTGTGGCTGGGGCACAGAGAAGTTGTTGCAGCAAAGACCACCAAAGGGCAGTGTTCTGCATCCCTGAACCCCAGGCCCCCAGAGGGCCTCCTGTCTCTGGCCGGAGTCTTGGCTGACAGCCTGGTCCTCTGTCTCCTTCAGGAGCCTCTGCTGGAACCCACCATGCCCCACATACAGGCCCTGCTCTGCAGACTTGAG acAGTGTCTCAGGCCCTGGAGCCAGTGTATGTCCAGACCGGCTCTGTGGAGGCTTCTGAGGGGGCGTCAGACCATGGAGGAGGACACCCTGCTCTGCTGGACAGCCTCAGACACCTCCACACCTACCTCCAGCAGAG ggctAGCAGACTGCACAGCCTCCTCCAGGAGCAGAGCCAGTATGAGGCTAGCCTGGGAGGGCTGCGAATGGGCCTGGAGCAGCTGTGGACCAGGCTGGAGGTGCTCCACACCCAGGTTACACTCaccaaggagggggaggatggaagcCACGAGAACCTGCACACCGTCCAGAGAGAGACGCAG tgCTTGTCCACTGAGGTAAGCCAGTGCAGTTACATGCTGCAGTGTTGCCAGACAAAGCTAAAGGACATTACCCTGATCTTGCAG GAGCTGGTGTggggtcacacacatacaggctgcAGACTCAAAACCAGCATAGAGTCCGTGTGGCCTGAGCTACTGCAGCAGTCGAACATGGAGCTG CTTGACAAGGTCCAGGAGAGCTGCTGGTCCCTGGAGCAGCAGACATCCACCTTCCAGGCCCACCTGCACGGCCTCAGAGACACCAGCTGTGTgggaccccccctctccctgctctcccccatctcccccctcagccATGCCACGCCTCCCCCCCCTGGACAGCCTTCCACCACACTTCCAGGccacctccttccctgcctctctgcctaccCCACCCCTGTACCCCTCTCCTCAGATGGGTTGGTCCGCCTGAGTTTATGGAAGAGGTCAGCGCTGCAACTCTCCAACACCATGAGCTGCTTCAGCGTCAGGACGAGGAGGAAGTCACATGacagggaacaggaagtgttctctaaggaaggaggaagagatctTGCCGGAAGTGCACTATGA